In Peromyscus eremicus chromosome X, PerEre_H2_v1, whole genome shotgun sequence, the sequence TTCCTTTGACAGATCTCCTCCATACATCTCATCCTAATTTTAGATACTGCTACCCTTTGTGATACTGGTCCACATATTTCTTAAAGCATTTTCTATTTGGGGCCAGCCTACCCATTGCCTTCTCCTATAACCTACTGATCCAAACAGTCCACTCCTCCTTTCAACCTTTCTCTAAACCACCACCCGAAGAGAATATATGTCTTAGCAATGTAGAACTTGCCTCTAAGAAGATAGTACTGGGCATCAGGAGAAGTCAAAGAATAGCTGTTAATTTATCATACATAAAAGGATGGCAGGTGTATGTAGAAGCTGGAAGAGAATGTAGTGGCAGATTGGGACAGACCTCATCTTAAATCTTGAGCTGACTTTTATGCATAGAATTAACCAGATAAGTGGCCTTGCATATCTTACATCGATATCtctgaagaagaaagagattaAATAGAAGAAAGAACACTAGAGAATCATCTGTCCTAACAGTTAACGTGTAAGATAGGGACATAAACTGGGAGAGTAACAGATGAAGCTGTCAAAGTGAATACAAGGTATACTGAATATGGAAGGCATGAGAATCCAACAAGGTACAGAAGCAGGGTGACTACAAAAATTAACCAGATAGATAGGTTAATTAACGTTAATAGCACAAGGTCTCATTTAAAGACGAATGTCAATATTAACATAGAACTAAAAGTtaaatgtggccgggcggtggtggcacacgcctttaatcccagcactcgggaggcagagccaggtagatctctgtgagttcaaggccagcctggtctaccaagtgagtcccaggaaaggcgcaaaactacacagagaaaccctgtctcgaaaaaccaaaaaaaaaaaataataattaaaattaaaaaataataataataataataaaaataaaagttaaatgtgGTTCCTGTAGACCTATAAACACTGAATAGCATCATCTAGACATGTGCAAAACCTTTGATATAGTCACTATTTAAAGCCCTGTggcttagctgggcatggtggcacataccttttatCTCAgccgctagggaggcagaggcaagtggatctctgtgagtttgaggtcagtctggtctacaaagcaagttccagaacagtcatagctgttacacagaggaaaccctgtcttgaacatcttaataaataaataaataaattaattaattaattaataaagccATGTAGCTTAATGTCTATGTGTGTCCTTATTTCAAAAGTGTGTttgcacatgcgtgtgcacatatgtgcgtggatctgtgtatgcatttgttagcatatattaaaattataatatatacataaatatgggCACATGGGTATTATACATTCATTCAATATTCCATACCAATTTTCCCTCCATCTACAGATAATGCCCATCTAAGATAAAAGTGAGACAGAGCTAAGATGATCAAGATGATTCTATTTAGCCTTTCACTGTCTAAAGGAGTTCATGGCTTTGCAAAGGCATAAAGCTCCTGTGTGGTTGTTCAGGTATTGACTACAAATGAGCATGACTTTCTTGGGTAATGTAATTTTTCATATAGTAAGTGTGATTTCATGCAGGTATATGTTTGTCATTACTCATTTGAAATGTCTTTTTCATACGTGTATGATTTCTTGTATGTAAATAATAgttctaaaagtaaataaataataacaattaacAAACATATACCCTCATGAAACCACATTTATTACATTCCATATTATTATTACCCCAGAATGTCACACTTGTTTGTAATCAGCACTCCAAATGCCCTTCATTCCAGGAGACCAGTATTCCAACTCTTGTCATTATAGACAGTTTTTAAGTGAAGAATGCTGTGTAAGTGGAATCCTATTGCATGTACTCTTTCATTTCTGGCTTCATCTTAATGACCATCTTTATCAGTAGTGTGTACCTGCTTATTGATTCACTATATGTGTTTAGTTGCCTGTGATAGTTAATGTTGTCAGTTTGACatgatctagaatcacctaggagacaagcttctGGCATGCCTGGGAGAGGTTATCCATGTAGGTTAATTAaggtggaaagacccaccttACCTCTGGATAGAACAATTCCCTGGGGTTGGGTCCTGCATTGTATAAAGGAGAAAGCtacctttgtctctctctgtcttcttattGTGAATGCAATGCAACCAGCTGCCCAAAGCTTCTGctgccatgacagactgtacCCTCAAATGACCAGCTAAAAGAAATCCCTctcggccaggcatggtggcacaaacctttaatctcagcacttgggaagcagagacaggcagatcggtgggatttcaaggccagcctggtctacagagtgagttccaggatagccagggctatatagagagaccctgtctttaaaagaagaggaaaacaagaaagaaaatttattaagGGGTTCTATCGGGAAATGAgttggatgccccagtgttacagaagaactttgggtgactgtccaggcagccagatgttcctgtcattaggtaacatttcacccttcctgggtctttgatggagttaaagccAAAGTAATTAGACTTAAAGTTTCCCTTAGTcataataaaaggtaaattagccgggcggtggtggcgcacgcctttaatcccagcactcgggaggcagagtcaggaggatctctgtgagttcgaggccagcctggtctacagagcgagatccaggaaaaggcgcaaagctacacagagaaaccctgtcttgaaaaacaaaaaaacaaaaaaaacaaaaaaaggtaaattaggtataaaactttagattcacaaagataagataaataatagaatattttctctaaatttgccaaatacaaatggactgaatattgtaactaCAATTGttatttgataactgttttgttgtatataagtttactatgttaaagttaaaaccttccttttttatttagacaaaaagggggaattgctatgaaataatccttctgtacactgtgaaagtgtattgctctcattgctaataaaaagctgattggccaaaaGCTAGAGAGGATTTTGGGGGaagaaagaatgctgggaagaaaaagagtGGAGTCTGGGGAGTCatgagccagacacagaaagaagcaagatgaatgtgTGCTGTCGAGAGAAGGTACCATTACGTGGCAGAGGCTAAATAAGAAATATaggctaatttaaatgtaagagttagctagtaacaagcctgagctattggttgagcatttataatttagtctctgtgcatttattttgGAGCAGGTGGTCCTGACAAAACCTCcacctacaaatggcacccaactgttaggaatggtcatggttcaATGCAGAAAACttagacattttaaatgtcatgtggagcagatctcagagaggttaaaggaccataatCTGTTAAGTACATCTGGACTACACAAatttaattcctagttacctgtgTTATTTATTCTTGGATTACAAATTACTCTTACACTTAGTAATGAAAAATGACAAACTTTTATCATCTCAATTTCTTTGGGTCAAGGAGCTAGGAACAAGGCAGTTTAGGTTGGATGGTTTCACTTCAAGGTCTCTTACCAGACTGAAATGAAGGTGTTGATAACACTGGTGTCATATTAACATTCAGTTACAAGAAGATTCACTTCTTAAATTACAAATGTCTTAGTAGGATTTAGTTTCTAGTGAGCTTTTGGACTAAGAGCCTTGTTTCTTCTCTGATTGTTCACTAGCAGGTTTCTCTATTAAAGCTAATCATTCCTTAAAAATTGGTGCAACAAAGCTCTACTTCTTAAAAGATCTCTTCTTCTGCTcagttaacatttttttctgtaatcaTTTATATCAAGCTTACTAATAGTGATTATATTTGCAATGAGCTACAGGCTTCCTAATAAACAAGACTGGAGAACgttgcatagtttttttttccattgcttATTTTCAGGTAAACAAATCCATTTATATAAGTACTAAAATCCTTAGCAAGAAATGTTTCATATGGTGGTGGTTTCTATAACTTATTTCTTTAATATGGCAGAATCCAGTTTAGGAAAACATAAATAGGACAGAAATGTTTGAGAGaagcaaacaacaacacaacaaaaggTTCTGACTGAAggcaaagattttaaaaagtgggTTATTCAGGGCACAACGTTCAAGGGAATAAAAGAATATGTGGCATGGTATAAACTGTGAACGTGTGAAATCAAACCAGTAGATATTTGTGATTGACTTTTGAGGTCTGCATATCTAAGGACAGAATGCTGTGGGATTATAGTCTTAGTTATTCATGTGACAGAAGGACTTCACCTGCTCTAAAGTCTCTGTGAAAGGACATGCTCCAACTGCTCTGTACATTTTGAACTTCTAAAAATGTGCTTGCCTGAAAGGTCTATATTTATATTCTGACTTCATTAGCTGAAACAGGTGCTTGGGTCTTCTTATCTTcctattttaatcttttttccaAATATGCATATCTTTACCATGTTTCAAATTATGAGACTTGTGTTtatgaaaatttgaaaaataagaaaatacctgGAAAAACGTAAAAATTTGTAAACCCAGTTTTCCCTCTTTTCCTAGTTTATCTCATATACTCCAATTTAGTTTCAAAGATTAGACTATAAGGAAAATGATACTTATTCATGTTAGAGGGAAGGGTGAGTAGAGGCAAGACTTTCCTGTTCTTGCAACCAAGACAAGGACGAGTAATCCTTTCTCTCAACACAACCCCTAAAAAAGGAATGATGGTTAATATAACCATGAGAAGATGCAGCCCCTCCCTGGTAATCAGAGAAAGGCACATTCCATCCATAAGGAGAAGGGGCCACTTTTGACCTCTGAAATTAGCAAAGGCAAAAATGAGTGACAGGGCctggtgtggtgggggtgggaggttagTAGAGAGGTCTACTTTTGCAGCACTGCTGATGGGAGGGGAAAGTAGGGACCAGAGTTGGAAGATGACATAATCCTCACGTGATTAGAAGCTGACGTGAGCCCAAGTCGTTATATATCcatgtttctttctcctctgggTACGAGCTCTTTACTGCCCCGAAGACTCGTGGCCAAGGAAAAGAGAAGGTAAATTCCTTAAATCCCAGCAGATTGGTGTGCAGAAACCACCAGGACCCGTTGGAGTGATGGTGGCTGAATGAGACCGGAATCCATCTAGACTTGTTTCCCCATATCTCTAGTAGGGGGATAGTTAATTGaatatgtattaatttttaattaattcatctatttgcatgcatgtttgtgagcGCATGTTCCACTACgtatgtgtgtaagtcagaggacaatatgcaggagctggttctctcctcctaccactTAGATCCCAGAGACTGAACTAAGGTTTTCAGGCtaagcagcaagtgcctttacccactgagccatcttgctggcccaataATTGTGTACTTGGAAAAGAACCAGGGAACATGCGGAAGGCTTGAGAAACAACTAGCAATTTAGTAATAACTGAGAAAGAATAGGCTTCTTTTGTCCCAGAAAGCTTTGCCCTCCTCTTTGTCTTTCCCCAATTCATTGAAAAACATGGTGGCACTGAAATTTGAGTTAATGGATGGAGAAAGACTGAATGTGTGGGATGGCGACAATAAAcagtgaaataatttaaaaataattcacctCATTTAATACTAACGGACAATGGTGGGGTCAAAATGGGAGATGGGAGATGTCTACTCTTACAAGGACCAAGCCTGAGAGTGAGGAGTAGGGAAGAGGCACAAAAATTCTGGAGGACAAGAAAAGAACCAGACAGAAGATTAATTGAAACTACCACAATGATGAAAGTCCCAGATTCCAGGTAATGATAACATGTGTCTAGTCTCAATTCTCTCTTCCCTGATCCCTTGTTTCTGTTTGTAGGTCCAGGAATCTGTGTTCACAGATATCGCCCGACGGGAAAACAAGTGAGAAACTATCCTGCATTTGTACAGGGTAGTGTATGGGAGTCACTTAGACTAGGGTTCTTAGGGTGGGAGTTGTGGAGAGACGATACTGGGGGAAATTTTCAGCTTCCCTGGCCACTCGGTTTATCTACTGGCAAAAGGGTGGGTTCAGGATTGAGGGGTggcaaagaggaaaaggagattgGACAGGAAGCTAACTGATTGAAAAGTAAGAAAGTAATCCATCTCTGCATTTTCTCCCTGGAGTTACGTAGGAAACAACAACAACGTCATGCAAAAGTCCTGCAACGAAAAAGAAGGAAAGCCCAAGTGCAGTGAGCCAAAGATGGAGGACGAACATCCCCGTGGAGCATTCGAAGGCCAGCGAATGGAAGGGAATTTCAGACAGCGGCTGCTGCAGTCTCTTGAAGAATTTAAAGAAGACATAGACTATAGGCATTTTAAAGGCGAAGAAATGGCAGGAGAGGAAGACGAGATGGAAAGGTGTTTGGAAGAaataagaaatctgagaaaaaaattcAGGGCTCTGCATTCTAACCATAGCCATCCTCGGGACCGTCCTTTTTAATGCAGTAGCCTCAGAAATTACTTTGCTATTAATACTGCCactgctttctgtttctatttttctttataaatatttgcTATCATTTCACGTCAATCCTTCACAAGTGGCTAGAGTTATATATAAATCTCATGTTGTACACATCTCACCTTTCAATTCTACCCCACTGATTTAATAAGAAGTTTTGTTCATTTACACAAGAGGACAATCATCTGGTAGTTCATCGTAAACCAAAAATTGCAAGCTACAAAGCATATGTCCATTTATGTATGACATCATGCGAAGTCTTATTCTATGCCAAAGAGGTGAATCtgtgttctctttcttcttattttccacaaaatgaatatatgtatctgtatttatattaattttgtatcacaaaatgaaaaataattagacATAAAAGAAAGAGGTTTATCAATCACTTTTGGAAAGCAGTGGAACAGTAAACTTTTAATAGCAGAAGTACAAAAAAGGCATGTCAATTGCAAATTACCTTTGGATTTCTTAGCCAGAGGAATAAACCTTACcattataaaatacatatgttTAAGACTTGATCATTTATTTCATGGGGAAAATATTTGCTTCACAGGAGTTTTTGTCCCACAGAACTGCTATGGGATAGTAGCCCTGGGCTATGTTTGATGAGACCTCATTTGCACCTGTACATACAGAAACTTAGCTTGCATAGAGCTGTCCATTTAAGAGAGGACACGGCATGTTTCAATATATGCCCGAGAACAAGtccagaaggcagaggtggggcCGCCCATGACAGCCCTCAGGTTTTGAACACCACCATTGTCTCCGTCACACCCTGCCTTGGTCTTTTGCTTTCTGATGGCCCCACAGATGCGGATGCACTTTGGTTTTATGTATCAAAACTTCACTGAATTTCCGATAAATTGATCTCCCAGTGTCTTAAATCTCAGCTTTGTAGCGGCATTTAAAACAGGTGTCACTGAGGGAGCATTGCCAGTTCCATACTGTCCTGGGACACATTTTTGTCCTAGATACACATTGAGAAGTAGAGTCATTGGTTCATATGTTAATTCTGTTCAACTGTTACAGGAATTTCTAATCTGCTTTTCTAATATGGCCATTAACAGTGCATAAATGTTCTTATTTCTCTATACCATTAATAACATTTTctgcttgtatatgtgtgtgtgtgcttgtgcaaaCCTGAAGTTGATGGATATCTTCCTTGattcctttccattttatttattgaggcaggatctcttggTAAACTTCACACACCAATTTCAGGTACCAGATGTAGATAGTCTGCCCTAGGGATCCTGTGTCTGAatcctaagtactaggattacgaGCAGCTGCCACACCTGACAggcttttatgtgggctctgaggatctgaactaTGATCCTCTCACTTATACAGCAAGCatgtttatccactgagccatctccccagacacaACATGTTTTATTGCCTAAATGTTTTTTATTGTAGTCACCCTAGTAGAAATGAAGTCGTATCTCTGTGTGGTTTTCTCCTGGcttctcttttttcattactcccatcttttattgtatttattaaagtgattaatgaaaatatatgaatGTAGCAGCCTACTATTTTAAGTTAGCAGCTGGAAATTAAATGCTACAAAATACGAAACCTTTTCTCCAGGCAATGATGGACACATTTTAACTTTCCCAAATGCAAGAACAATTGAATATTTTATTGCCTATTAAACATAAAAATGGATTATATTAATGTTCCTCATAGCTGAAGAATTCAAGGAACAATAATTTTGCTCTGTGTACATAATGTGTTGACTGACATGAGAAACAACTGCCAGCGTCCCTACACTGATAACTTTCACACTGGAGCCTGGCTATTTTGAGAGTTATCTGGAATGCAAGGGGATACCGCTAATAATGAACAACTTTTACTTTGTGgaaataattacatatatttaacattaaacacagcccccccccccagctgaaaTAATACAGAACCTCAATATACAAAACAAATTTTAGGAAACCGTATTGGCAGTGGTGACTGACGCGTTCTCTCTACACACATGTATCCTGGGAATATGTGGCTCCTTCCCCTTCTGTGAACACTAGGGAAATGCTTGGCAAACCGTGCCTCGCTACATTTGGATCACAATTCAAAGACTGGGCATCCTTCCAGGGACATAAAAAAGTATGTAAGGGAACCTAAGAGTCATCCACGTGACCACcaaccctccttgctctctttttaGATAATTAATAGGCAGAGGAAGCATGGCTGGTATTTCATGAATTGACTTCTAGCTTTTTAAATCTAGGCTTTTCTCTTTCTGGATTGTTAGTAGCCACAAATTAATCCTCCTGATTTTGTTAATGTAGCTCTCAAATTCAGTGACACTTTCACTTTTAGAACACAATAAACAGTAATATATCTTCCCAAACAGCAAGGAAGTGCTGAATGCCCCCAAGGTAAGGTCTTGGCCCATAATCTGATACTCTGGTTCTTTTCTCTATTATCTTCCTAGTCAAAGAATACTTTGCCCAGGACTGGTAACAGAGCTCTTCATCCATGAAATGTAGCTTGCCACCACAGTTGAATCATAGAGAATCTGAAAACTATAGTGGgcatcatggttttttttttttttttttttttttttttttttttttttttgtttttcgagacagggtttctctgtgtagctttgcgcctttcctggaactcacttggtagcccaggctggcctcgaactcacagagatccgcctggctctgcctcccgagtgctgggattaaaggcgtgcgccaccaccgcccggcggcatcATGGTTTATGGCACCCATGTATGCCACATTTTGTAGTGGGTTTTCGTGTGTATTTTAGATAAAACACTTACTTCTCTGGTATCTATATACACTCAGAAAGTTTGGCCTGATACTTAGCCACGTGGTCCTGCACTCCACATGCACGACGACCTTGTGCTGAACAGCAAAAGCTCACACTCCATTGTCATCTTTTGAAATACGCTGAAAGATTCAGTGCATCCACATTTAAAGAGACAATACAAGTTCCCCTGGGGTACAATTATGTGTTGCAAGGGTTCCTCCAAGTATCTCCCTTGTAAAAAGATATCTGAAGTATATTCGCACATCAGTCTTCTCCCAGCTCCAGAACTACCTGTTTCCATCTCTcctaaaagaaatttttttttctaatgtcatGCATGGGTCTGCTGACATTTGTACTTGGCATCACCTTTTTGCAAAGGAATTTACAAAAGGCATGAAAActcatttgtgtttgtttggttttacacTTCTCTCTGCATGGATGCCATGAAGCCATTTTCATGGAACTCTTGCCTCTTCATCGTGCtgtgggatttatttatttatttatttattttacaaaggccaaaaaataaagcatcttcctCAGACAATGATTCAGGCTTCAGGGCCAAACCTCTGAATGACAAGCCGCACCTTAGGAAACAGTAGTCTACTTCCTCataaggattttattttcttccaaccacaggaagaggaggaacttGAGAAACCCATTAGAGAGCTTGGCCATACAGAAAACCTTTTCAAACTTCCACGCTGAGTGGCCTGCttgttgtttgaaatgttttcattattagatttttaaaaattctctgtaTGGTGTCTGCGTTGTTTAGTACTTTAGATGCACACCTcttatcccagaactcaggaggcagaggcaggtggatctctgtgagtccaaagccagcctggtctacaaagcaagtcccaggacacccaaggctgcacagagaacccTATCTCAACCtccccccctcccaaaaaaaatcGTGAGATGCCACCATGCTTTGTTTAACACCCAGGGCACAAAGAACCACTCAGGAGTAGTGACGCCGAATTTGAGAGATAAATTAACAAATGCAAAAGAATTAATTTGCTGCTACTAAAAATCTAGAAAAGTCTAGACATCCATGTGGGACTAACTCTGCAGGCATAGAAGATGCACTGTGATAGCATCATCATAGCCTTTCACCACAGTTTCAGAGAGCCACTGACACCAAGAAAAATGTAGCAGTGGTGAAGTACCAGTATGGTGGCCCTGAAGCATTACGGCATGAAGATCTGAAGGTGAATCAATGGAGAGATCCCAGAATGCTATGGATGTTAAGACAGTGAGACATTCATTGAGGAAAGCTGCAGACATAGTGTAAAGCTTGCCTGAGAGAGAGGATAATTGCTGCAAGCAGCAGAAGTGGACAGGTGGGGCTACTCAAGCCCTCTGGAGATCCATCCTGAGTCCTACATGTTGGCCACGGAGTTACAAGATTTGATGCTTGCCTTGCTGTGTTTTAGTCTTGCTTGGCTCTGATTATTCCTTGTTAGGattctattttcccttttgtAATTAATGATTACATTTGGTTCCACTGTGAGTTAGAACTGAGCAACttgatggttttctttctttctttctttctttctttctttctttctttctttctttctttctttctttttttttgggggggtgttatAGGAGTCCACTGTTAAGAGActtccttgagtctcagaagagaattCAGACTTTTAAAAGTGTtgaaattggccgggcggtggtggtgcatgcctttaatcccagcactcgggaggcagaggcaggcggatctctgtgagttcgaggccagcctggtctccaaagcgagttccaggaaaggcgcaaagctacacagagaaaccctgtctcaaaaaccaaaagaaaaaaaaaaaaaggtgttgaaATTGTTTAGGATTATGGAAA encodes:
- the Tceal7 gene encoding transcription elongation factor A protein-like 7, which codes for MQKSCNEKEGKPKCSEPKMEDEHPRGAFEGQRMEGNFRQRLLQSLEEFKEDIDYRHFKGEEMAGEEDEMERCLEEIRNLRKKFRALHSNHSHPRDRPF